A single genomic interval of Pseudochaenichthys georgianus chromosome 3, fPseGeo1.2, whole genome shotgun sequence harbors:
- the LOC117462120 gene encoding uncharacterized protein has protein sequence MVIQYPKSFRDEIEGQVVGTGYDSLTKKMLSRIDNYRRLQSPLQKRQSEGETNDAKKRRKDSYGCINSEPELPAGETKSMQKQKQEELKRMFDENARDAKTIERLMVETFHSQRRDILSSKGMEDLVKEWPFLFQENGIRIHFRELTGVDITLNFDESTETKFKRILRYFQFQQSDPTNTAGAVLSQTLAGGDETCAAVLMLLTHFREKQEKMLVAVDDTAIASEVDVKNLPSTPCIVVCGNSPLTAKTLMVAVDQVIVNEQLPIFTKALQFMFCSYYVQNIDYPVEIAATLEFLQRCIFKINPDKGTKVKRKEKGRQHAVNPRV, from the exons ATGGTAATACAATATCCTAAGTCTTTCCGGGATGAGATTGAGGGCCAGGTCGTCGGTACCGGATATGACTCTCTTACAAAGAAAATGTTGTCTCGCATTGATAACTACAGACGGCTCCAAAGTCCTCTCCAGAAAAGGCAATCTGAAGGTGAAACTAATGATGCAAAGAAAAGGCGTAAAGATTCATACGGCTGCATCAATTCTGAGCCAGAGCTTCCTGCTGGTGAAACTAAATCAATGCAAAAGCAGAAACAGGAAGAGCTCAAGAGGATGTTTGACGAAAATGCCAGGGATGCAAAGACAATTGAAAGACTTATGGTTGAGACATTTCATTCACAGAGGAGAGACATCTTATCCTCCAAAGGGATGGAAGACCTTGTTAAGGAGTGGCCTTTCCTCTTCCAGGAAAATGGAATCCGGATCCATTTCAGGGAGCTAACTGGAGTGGACATTACTCTCAACTTTGATGAGTCAACAGAGACAAAATTCAAAAGAATCCTTCGCTACTTTCAGTTTCAACAAAGTGACCCAACCAACACAGCAGGAGCTGTTCTCAGCCAAACCCTGGCAGGTGGGGATGAAACATGTGCAGCAGTGTTAATGCTCCTCACACATTTCAGAGAGAAACAAGAGAAGATGCTTGTAGCTGTTGACGACACTGCTATTGCAAGTGAAGTTGATGTCAAGAACCTGCCCTCAACGCCTTGCATTGTGGTCTGCG GTAACAGCCCACTAACTGCAAAGACATTAATGGTTGCAGTGGACCAAGTTATCGTCAACGAGCAGCTTCCCATCTTTACCAAAGCCTTACAGTTCATGTTCTGCTCATATTATGTGCAAAACATTGACTATCCTGTGGAGATTGCTGCTACACTTGAGTTCTTGCAGAG ATGCATCTTCAAGATCAATCCTGACAAGGGGACCAAAgtgaagagaaaggaaaagggaCGCCAGCATGCAGTCAATCCAAGGGTCTGA